A part of Bacillota bacterium genomic DNA contains:
- a CDS encoding ABC transporter permease, with product MLKTWSIFKREVAAYFLSPMAYVMGAVFLVLSGYFFSILLFATRTATMEGTFGNMAVTFIFVAPVLTMRLLAEEKKLGTDELLLTSPVTITSIVVGKYLASVFTYLVFLAATLVYPAILRHYGSPDMGPIYSGYLGMFLFGAACLAAGTFASALTENQMVAGVVGFGILLLFWILGWVSAAVTGPVGDAISALSILNHFDDFQKGIIDLSHTVYYLSFAFTFLFLAVRTIDSRRWSA from the coding sequence GTGCTTAAAACGTGGTCTATCTTCAAACGCGAGGTAGCAGCGTACTTTCTGTCCCCCATGGCGTACGTCATGGGAGCGGTGTTCCTGGTGCTCTCCGGCTATTTCTTCTCGATCCTACTCTTCGCCACGAGGACCGCGACCATGGAGGGCACGTTCGGGAACATGGCGGTCACGTTCATCTTTGTGGCACCCGTTCTCACTATGCGCCTCCTGGCTGAGGAGAAGAAACTCGGCACCGACGAGCTTCTCTTGACTTCCCCTGTGACCATCACGTCTATCGTGGTCGGGAAATACCTCGCGAGCGTCTTCACATACCTTGTGTTCCTTGCGGCGACCCTCGTTTATCCAGCCATCCTCCGGCATTATGGCAGCCCTGATATGGGCCCGATTTACTCTGGATACCTAGGCATGTTTCTTTTCGGGGCGGCATGCCTTGCGGCCGGCACCTTCGCTTCCGCGCTGACAGAGAACCAGATGGTTGCCGGGGTGGTCGGGTTCGGCATCCTTCTGCTTTTCTGGATCCTGGGTTGGGTCAGCGCGGCGGTGACGGGCCCTGTCGGAGACGCCATATCGGCGCTCTCCATATTGAACCACTTCGACGACTTCCAGAAAGGGATAATAGACCTGTCGCACACCGTGTACTACCTCAGCTTCGCGTTCACGTTCCTCTTTCTCGCCGTACGCACCATTGACTCGAGGAGGTGGAGCGCATGA
- a CDS encoding 2-hydroxyglutaryl-CoA dehydratase — translation MLVAGIDVGSTTTKAVLLDGRAIVGEHAMPTGVDLALAAEQCLHAACSAARVAPEELEALVATGYGRDRVTRATAKVTEITCHARGARALVPWARVVVDVGGQDSKVIRLDDDGMVADFVMNDKCAAGTGRFLEVMAARLGIALDEFGPRWRRAKEAARISSTCTVFAESEVISLLSHGVRPEPIVKGLCDAVAARLAGMVHRVGLGGGLVMTGGVSRNEGVRRSLEERLHATVTVPDESQFAGAYGAALIALDLSDGRGGGKGKPDAP, via the coding sequence GTGCTCGTGGCTGGAATAGATGTCGGCTCAACGACCACGAAAGCTGTCCTTCTGGACGGTCGCGCGATCGTTGGGGAACACGCGATGCCCACCGGCGTGGACCTCGCTCTTGCGGCCGAGCAGTGTCTCCACGCGGCGTGCAGCGCGGCCCGCGTGGCGCCGGAAGAGCTCGAGGCGCTCGTCGCGACCGGATACGGGAGGGACAGGGTGACCCGTGCTACAGCGAAGGTGACAGAGATAACCTGTCACGCCCGTGGCGCCCGTGCGCTCGTTCCGTGGGCTCGGGTCGTCGTGGACGTCGGGGGTCAGGACTCGAAGGTCATCCGGCTGGATGACGACGGCATGGTGGCCGACTTCGTCATGAACGACAAGTGTGCCGCGGGCACCGGAAGGTTTCTGGAGGTGATGGCCGCGAGGCTAGGCATTGCTCTCGATGAGTTCGGACCGAGGTGGCGGAGGGCGAAGGAAGCTGCGCGGATCTCGAGCACATGCACGGTGTTCGCTGAATCAGAGGTCATAAGCCTCCTATCCCATGGCGTCCGCCCCGAGCCCATAGTCAAAGGACTTTGCGACGCAGTGGCGGCGAGGCTCGCCGGCATGGTCCACCGCGTAGGCCTGGGCGGCGGGCTCGTGATGACGGGTGGGGTCAGCCGGAACGAGGGAGTCAGGAGGTCCCTGGAGGAAAGGCTTCATGCGACCGTCACGGTTCCGGACGAGTCCCAGTTTGCCGGGGCGTACGGTGCCGCGTTGATCGCTTTGGACCTCAGCGATGGGAGGGGCGGGGGGAAGGGAAAGCCCGATGCTCCCTGA
- a CDS encoding DUF4340 domain-containing protein, with amino-acid sequence MRKFASTLVALAVLVVLGAYVLFVEGVKPPDKNAGNTLVNVPAGDVSRVAVEQASGRVEVERTTDSAGKDKWKITFPKAVAASDTAVNALVKAASKLVGEKKVAEKVDANGLEAFGLASPWLKMTLHTKEGEKAVLVGAETPVGGARYAKLADSDTVYTLSSDTVSALAKGLDDLREREIFAVSTDSITALRLVKPGATGIKLEKNKGGAAGEDEWRIAEPFSDEADRWKVSDLIWDLTGLTVSEFVDDEGKDLARWGLDRPRLRVQADTSERPSTFELVVGSEAPDGKGFYVRTSDSPSVYLVNPATFSPLETTAVDLVNKNLLSWNDDDLLRVTLTEQGRSVGLLKDGKEWRTAPASLTTGMAAQALPAPPASAPQAPKVVKEGESWQVKASEKRYSSDDMSGLWSAVRDVTVDNVVEHAAAGADDARYGLDRPRAKVELDLGDGKVLELKIGARASGGGYYASVTGRRLVYVVQDAKVQALETAIEKFL; translated from the coding sequence ATGAGGAAGTTCGCGAGCACTCTCGTCGCCCTTGCAGTGTTGGTGGTGCTTGGCGCGTACGTCCTCTTCGTTGAAGGCGTGAAGCCGCCGGACAAGAACGCAGGCAACACCCTCGTGAACGTGCCGGCCGGAGACGTCAGCCGCGTTGCCGTGGAGCAGGCTTCTGGCCGGGTCGAGGTGGAGAGGACGACCGACAGCGCAGGCAAGGACAAATGGAAGATCACTTTCCCGAAGGCGGTCGCAGCGAGCGACACCGCGGTCAATGCCCTCGTTAAGGCAGCTAGTAAACTTGTGGGCGAGAAGAAAGTTGCGGAGAAAGTTGATGCCAACGGGCTCGAGGCTTTCGGGCTCGCATCGCCCTGGCTCAAGATGACTCTTCACACCAAGGAAGGAGAGAAGGCCGTCCTCGTGGGCGCCGAGACGCCCGTCGGGGGTGCGCGATACGCAAAGCTTGCCGACTCTGACACGGTGTACACGCTCTCGTCTGACACCGTGTCGGCTCTAGCCAAGGGCCTGGATGACCTCCGCGAACGCGAGATATTCGCGGTATCGACTGACTCGATAACCGCCCTCCGCCTCGTAAAGCCGGGCGCGACCGGGATAAAGCTTGAAAAGAACAAGGGCGGCGCGGCTGGCGAGGATGAATGGCGGATCGCTGAGCCGTTCAGCGATGAGGCAGATAGATGGAAGGTAAGCGATCTCATATGGGATCTCACCGGCCTTACGGTGAGCGAGTTCGTTGACGACGAAGGCAAGGACCTCGCGAGGTGGGGGCTCGACCGTCCGAGGCTCCGAGTGCAGGCTGATACCTCCGAGCGGCCTTCGACCTTCGAGCTTGTCGTGGGTTCCGAGGCGCCGGACGGCAAGGGCTTCTATGTGCGCACGTCGGACTCACCCTCGGTTTACCTGGTCAACCCCGCTACGTTCTCGCCGCTGGAGACCACGGCCGTTGACCTCGTGAACAAGAACCTCTTGTCGTGGAACGACGACGACCTTCTCCGCGTCACACTCACTGAGCAAGGGCGGTCCGTGGGCCTTCTGAAGGACGGCAAAGAGTGGCGGACGGCGCCTGCTAGCCTGACCACCGGGATGGCGGCACAGGCCCTGCCCGCACCTCCCGCGTCCGCCCCGCAGGCGCCCAAGGTCGTCAAGGAGGGCGAGAGCTGGCAAGTGAAGGCGTCCGAGAAGAGGTACTCGTCCGACGATATGTCGGGGCTCTGGTCGGCGGTGCGTGATGTGACCGTGGACAATGTGGTTGAGCACGCCGCCGCCGGGGCCGATGACGCGCGTTACGGCCTCGACAGGCCTCGCGCGAAGGTTGAGCTCGACCTCGGCGATGGGAAGGTACTCGAGCTCAAGATAGGAGCGAGAGCCTCTGGGGGAGGGTACTACGCCTCGGTGACGGGAAGACGCCTGGTGTACGTCGTCCAAGACGCGAAGGTGCAGGCGCTCGAAACGGCCATCGAGAAGTTCCTGTGA
- a CDS encoding 2-hydroxyacyl-CoA dehydratase, whose amino-acid sequence MVGAPASGRARNGAAGGFRDARGGARARGAARRRVPQQPRRGFLRPETLLRNKWAYRAASAALPLLRARGAKDYQIAAIECMLSDFADAYLGRKPCVFTSAFVPTELVYGLGGVPFLPEAASGLAAAFGLGAASLSACEALWYSPDLCSFHRAGVGGAAAGFLPRPSAVVVTAHLCDGGKKSLAHLSALAGCPFYIIDVPFASSNRGERWVASQVEFVAEDLARRVPGLSVDGLPRALVASNEALTEYREVCALRRNVPAPWRGSEALNYVLLFLWSWGSPLLAPFYRALRTHLARTIDTQGFPVQSERHRLLWLNLRPYYRTKLFEHLERDRASSVAFEEYSFAYWPAMDPRDPFVSLARKMTSNFGWGPIERRLEVIEKLVDEYSIDGVVQFAQWGCRQSNGGAAIIGSELRKKGVPFLNLDGDGVDDGSGIEAQSITRLGAFIELLDARKVGER is encoded by the coding sequence ATGGTTGGAGCACCGGCGTCGGGTCGGGCGCGAAACGGGGCGGCGGGCGGGTTCCGTGACGCTCGAGGCGGTGCGCGTGCGAGAGGCGCGGCGCGCCGACGTGTGCCGCAGCAGCCACGACGGGGATTCCTTCGTCCTGAGACCTTGTTGCGCAACAAGTGGGCGTACAGGGCGGCTTCCGCGGCCCTCCCGTTGCTCCGGGCCCGCGGTGCCAAGGACTACCAGATCGCGGCCATAGAGTGCATGCTTTCCGACTTTGCCGACGCGTATCTCGGCAGGAAGCCGTGTGTGTTCACGAGCGCCTTCGTGCCCACCGAGCTCGTATACGGCCTCGGTGGCGTGCCCTTCTTGCCGGAGGCGGCGTCAGGCCTCGCAGCGGCGTTTGGGCTCGGTGCCGCAAGCCTCTCGGCGTGCGAGGCGCTCTGGTACTCGCCGGACCTTTGCAGCTTTCACCGCGCGGGCGTAGGAGGGGCAGCGGCCGGGTTTCTGCCGCGTCCCTCGGCCGTGGTGGTCACAGCCCACCTGTGCGACGGGGGCAAGAAGTCGCTTGCCCATCTCAGTGCGCTGGCCGGTTGTCCGTTCTACATCATCGACGTCCCGTTCGCCTCGTCGAACCGCGGGGAAAGGTGGGTCGCCTCGCAAGTCGAGTTCGTGGCGGAGGACCTGGCCCGGCGCGTCCCGGGGCTTTCCGTGGATGGGCTGCCTCGTGCGCTCGTCGCATCCAATGAGGCTCTCACAGAGTACAGGGAGGTCTGTGCGCTCAGGAGAAACGTTCCGGCGCCGTGGCGCGGGTCGGAGGCGTTGAACTATGTCCTCTTGTTCCTGTGGTCGTGGGGGAGCCCATTACTGGCGCCCTTCTATCGAGCCCTTCGAACGCACCTCGCGCGGACCATCGACACGCAGGGCTTCCCCGTTCAGAGCGAGCGTCATAGACTCCTCTGGCTCAACCTTAGGCCGTATTACCGTACCAAGCTGTTCGAACACCTCGAGCGCGATAGAGCCTCCTCGGTGGCCTTCGAGGAGTATAGCTTCGCGTACTGGCCGGCTATGGATCCGCGCGATCCTTTCGTGAGCCTCGCGCGTAAGATGACGTCCAATTTCGGCTGGGGCCCGATTGAGCGTCGGCTCGAAGTCATCGAGAAGCTCGTGGACGAGTACTCCATCGACGGGGTCGTGCAGTTCGCGCAATGGGGCTGCAGACAGTCGAATGGTGGTGCAGCCATCATCGGCAGCGAGCTCCGGAAGAAGGGAGTTCCCTTCCTCAATTTAGACGGGGATGGGGTTGACGACGGGTCTGGAATCGAGGCGCAGTCCATCACCAGGTTGGGGGCTTTCATAGAACTGCTTGATGCGCGAAAGGTGGGTGAGAGATAG
- a CDS encoding MBL fold metallo-hydrolase — protein sequence MRPKEPKVGVLARARSLLGLHPVTRLRRAGRGSRGLVRCTLVVLALTVLAVEVPSLQARAAGIAGGPARLRVHFIDVGQGDAVLVEAPSGKTMLIDGGPPESSDRLVEYLKVHGVSKLDVVVSTHPHADHIGGLIEVLREFKVGLVVDSGKVHTTATYERFLSLIDEKGIDFRLGRAGGDIDLGPGVEARILSPVEPLPENINDCSVVIRLRYGTTSFLFTGDAERDAEDAMLRRGVELGATVLKVAHHGSSTSSKPWFLEEVKPAVAVILVGAGNPFGHPHRVTLMNLAEHTDEIYRTDTHGDVLVVTDGTTFQVSTAR from the coding sequence ATGAGGCCCAAAGAACCAAAGGTGGGTGTTCTCGCACGCGCTCGCTCTCTCCTGGGGCTGCACCCCGTGACCCGTCTGAGGCGAGCAGGCCGTGGGAGCCGCGGGCTCGTGAGGTGTACCCTGGTCGTCCTGGCGCTCACGGTTCTCGCTGTCGAGGTTCCGTCGTTGCAGGCGCGTGCCGCCGGTATAGCGGGCGGGCCTGCGCGGCTTCGAGTTCATTTCATAGACGTCGGCCAGGGAGACGCCGTGCTCGTAGAGGCGCCTTCCGGCAAGACAATGCTCATAGACGGCGGACCTCCCGAATCCTCCGATCGGCTTGTGGAGTACCTCAAGGTCCACGGCGTTTCCAAGCTTGACGTTGTGGTATCGACGCACCCGCACGCGGACCACATCGGAGGGCTCATCGAGGTGCTGCGCGAATTCAAGGTCGGCCTCGTGGTGGACTCGGGAAAGGTTCATACGACAGCCACATACGAGCGTTTCCTCTCGCTCATCGATGAGAAGGGCATCGACTTCCGCCTCGGAAGAGCGGGTGGGGACATCGATTTGGGGCCGGGCGTAGAGGCGCGGATCCTGAGCCCGGTTGAGCCGCTTCCCGAGAACATCAATGATTGCTCCGTGGTGATCAGGCTTCGGTATGGCACGACTAGCTTCCTTTTCACGGGCGACGCGGAGAGGGATGCGGAGGACGCCATGCTCCGGCGCGGGGTCGAGCTCGGCGCAACCGTTCTCAAGGTTGCGCATCACGGAAGCAGCACTTCGTCGAAGCCTTGGTTTCTCGAAGAGGTGAAGCCTGCTGTCGCGGTGATACTGGTCGGAGCCGGCAATCCGTTCGGCCATCCTCATCGGGTGACCCTGATGAACCTAGCGGAGCACACGGACGAGATTTACCGGACCGACACGCACGGCGACGTGCTGGTGGTCACGGATGGGACCACGTTCCAGGTGAGCACCGCGCGCTAG
- a CDS encoding ATP-binding cassette domain-containing protein, with the protein MIEVKNLTKMYGRARGIEDLTFSVEQGEILGFLGPNGAGKTTTMRIITGYLAATSGTVRVAGRDVFEDAMETRRRIGYLPENPPLYREMTVKSYLQFVCEIKGIPKSQRAAQVVRAVEACGLGPVYGRVIQNVSRGFKQRVGLAQALLGDPDVLILDEPTVGLDPRQIIEIRQLIRSLGGKHTVILSSHILPEVSMVCGRVVIINNGRLVAIDTPEGLARRLRGSQCLAVRVRGPRDAVASEVGALAGVRSVSVDDSEPQRDAGGTHRRDGEVLLSVETELSADVREALFFKMAERGWPILEMRFVDLSLEDVFLRLTTEEKLEDSAEVAAGA; encoded by the coding sequence GTGATCGAAGTGAAGAACCTCACCAAGATGTACGGCAGGGCAAGGGGCATCGAGGATCTGACGTTCTCGGTGGAGCAGGGCGAGATCCTCGGATTCCTCGGGCCGAACGGCGCCGGAAAGACCACGACCATGCGGATCATAACAGGGTACTTGGCGGCGACGTCCGGCACGGTCAGGGTCGCGGGGCGCGACGTGTTCGAGGATGCGATGGAGACGAGGAGAAGGATCGGGTATCTCCCTGAGAACCCGCCGCTTTACCGCGAGATGACGGTCAAGAGCTACCTGCAGTTCGTGTGTGAGATCAAGGGCATTCCGAAATCCCAGCGGGCCGCGCAGGTTGTCAGGGCCGTGGAAGCGTGCGGCCTGGGACCGGTGTACGGTCGCGTCATTCAGAACGTCTCGCGCGGGTTCAAGCAAAGGGTCGGCCTCGCCCAGGCGCTCCTCGGAGACCCCGATGTCCTCATACTGGACGAGCCCACGGTGGGGCTGGACCCTAGGCAAATCATAGAGATCCGGCAGCTCATCCGCAGCCTCGGGGGGAAGCACACCGTGATACTGAGCTCACACATCCTCCCCGAGGTGAGCATGGTGTGCGGCCGAGTTGTGATCATCAACAACGGACGCCTGGTCGCCATCGACACGCCAGAGGGCCTTGCCCGCAGGCTGCGTGGCTCGCAGTGCCTCGCGGTGCGCGTGCGCGGGCCGCGAGACGCGGTCGCGTCCGAGGTGGGGGCGCTCGCGGGCGTGCGGTCGGTCTCGGTGGACGATTCCGAGCCGCAGAGAGATGCCGGTGGAACGCACAGGCGCGACGGAGAGGTGCTGCTGTCGGTGGAAACTGAGCTCTCGGCGGACGTCCGCGAGGCCCTGTTCTTTAAGATGGCGGAGCGCGGATGGCCGATCCTGGAAATGAGATTCGTGGACCTAAGCCTGGAGGACGTGTTCCTCAGGTTGACCACCGAAGAGAAACTGGAGGACTCGGCGGAGGTGGCGGCAGGTGCTTAA
- a CDS encoding TldD/PmbA family protein codes for MKGLEISEELVRRAKAMGADEAEVYYLKARKLEAVFEKNDLQVPKGDSYEGVGIRVIRRSRQGFAATNVLCGETLDDTLAAALAIAEASPVDPNHVLPDPAEARPVPGIYDEASERLVLEDVLDLGRRFVEAARAYDSRVTIDSTSFAAHISERAIANSKGVRLSERASSFVCVGMAFARDGDDISSFDAEYSGSCALAGIDPEACGRRLADKVVKALGATTIPSFKGSVIVTPYAGDELIVQPIAFSSSAENVQNGRSKWAGKLGSTVTSPLLSVTDDPRIPAALGSASFDREGVPPEPIELLKDGVLGHYLYNCYTARKDGVRSNGRATGTDQTTPGIGSTNFVVAPGQTSLDEMIRAIPKGLIVNRFSGNLDPVSGDFSGVVKGGHYIENGEIAKPVKEVMIAGNIYELFAHIVAVSREVVTIGEMRLPYIQLEGVSVTGK; via the coding sequence ATGAAAGGCCTTGAGATTTCTGAGGAACTGGTGCGGCGCGCGAAAGCCATGGGAGCAGACGAGGCCGAGGTTTACTACCTCAAGGCCCGCAAGCTCGAGGCGGTGTTCGAAAAGAACGATCTTCAGGTCCCGAAGGGCGATAGCTATGAGGGAGTCGGTATACGCGTCATCCGCCGCTCAAGGCAGGGCTTTGCAGCCACCAACGTGCTTTGTGGCGAGACGCTGGATGACACACTCGCAGCCGCGCTCGCCATCGCGGAAGCGTCGCCCGTTGACCCCAACCACGTGTTGCCGGACCCTGCGGAGGCCAGGCCGGTGCCCGGGATTTACGACGAGGCTTCGGAACGCCTTGTCCTCGAGGACGTGCTCGATCTGGGGCGCAGGTTCGTCGAGGCCGCCAGGGCATACGACAGTCGCGTCACCATTGACTCCACCAGCTTCGCGGCGCACATCAGTGAGCGGGCCATCGCGAACTCGAAAGGCGTGCGCCTTTCGGAGAGGGCAAGCAGCTTCGTGTGCGTAGGTATGGCGTTTGCCCGCGACGGCGATGACATCTCGTCGTTCGACGCCGAGTATTCGGGGTCCTGCGCGCTCGCAGGAATCGATCCCGAGGCTTGCGGTCGCCGCCTTGCCGATAAGGTGGTGAAGGCTCTCGGGGCGACTACCATCCCGAGCTTCAAGGGGAGCGTGATAGTTACGCCCTACGCGGGCGATGAGCTCATAGTTCAGCCCATAGCGTTCTCGTCGAGCGCCGAGAATGTGCAGAACGGAAGGTCTAAATGGGCCGGTAAGCTTGGGTCGACGGTGACCTCTCCGCTTCTCAGCGTGACAGACGACCCGCGGATCCCCGCGGCGCTCGGTTCCGCGTCGTTCGATCGCGAAGGCGTGCCACCTGAGCCGATAGAGCTTCTGAAGGACGGAGTGCTCGGGCACTATCTTTACAATTGCTATACTGCGCGCAAGGACGGTGTGCGCTCCAACGGGCGCGCCACCGGAACCGATCAGACGACGCCTGGGATAGGGTCCACGAACTTCGTGGTCGCACCGGGCCAGACTTCCCTCGATGAGATGATCCGGGCCATCCCGAAGGGCCTCATAGTGAACAGGTTCTCGGGCAACCTTGACCCCGTGAGCGGCGATTTCTCCGGCGTGGTCAAGGGCGGCCATTACATTGAAAACGGGGAGATCGCAAAGCCGGTAAAGGAGGTTATGATTGCGGGAAACATCTACGAACTCTTCGCACACATAGTAGCCGTATCAAGAGAAGTGGTAACCATCGGCGAAATGAGGCTGCCCTATATACAGCTCGAGGGCGTGTCCGTCACGGGCAAGTGA
- a CDS encoding GldG family protein: MRLAIPRACPVRRLLLSRKVRYGSNAVVLTCAVVAIVLMVNFVVGRHPAKVDLTQNKMYTLSEETRQILRKIDKDIKITAFFPEGDSVGGMVKDLLKEYTRLCPKISVSFVDPDKNPSLAKQYEITAYGTSVVESGSKSRKVMQYDLVDYGDGSQAPGFAGEQAFTRAIIGVTQEEEKSVYFLVGHDERDLVQDYWQARSFLEGEGYTTKTLNLATEGKVPQDAALLVIAGPQKDFADKEVAAIQDYVSHGGSVMVLAEPLREKGQLKNIKAMVARWGVGMNDDVVIDPASHYFLDAGSPIPEVEYHDITTKLVTEKLGCVLPRSRSLYEITDKRDPGVSVTALLKTSGESWGETDLAAKQVSFNQKTDIKGPLVLAYAVERALEPSSEAKNQSGKEAGAEGQASDGTGTPSVTNASGTGGPAGKARMLVVGNASFLDNDVVTFQGNIDFFMNSVGWLVGKEESITIRAKSPSYSQVYLTGQQASLVFYSTVVGLPLLFVLVGGGIWLRRRNL; encoded by the coding sequence ATGAGATTGGCGATCCCTCGCGCGTGCCCGGTGCGCAGGCTCCTGCTGAGCCGCAAGGTGCGCTACGGATCCAACGCCGTGGTGCTCACATGCGCCGTGGTTGCTATAGTCCTCATGGTGAACTTCGTCGTCGGCCGGCATCCCGCCAAGGTCGACCTCACCCAAAACAAGATGTACACCCTCTCGGAGGAAACGCGTCAGATCCTTCGGAAGATCGACAAAGACATCAAGATAACCGCGTTCTTTCCCGAAGGTGACTCCGTGGGAGGCATGGTGAAGGATCTCCTCAAGGAGTACACTCGGCTGTGTCCGAAGATTTCGGTGTCTTTCGTGGACCCGGACAAGAACCCGTCCCTTGCAAAACAGTACGAGATAACCGCGTACGGCACGTCAGTGGTGGAGTCGGGATCGAAGTCGCGCAAGGTCATGCAGTATGACCTCGTGGATTACGGCGACGGTTCCCAAGCCCCAGGGTTTGCCGGGGAGCAAGCGTTCACGAGGGCCATAATCGGCGTGACCCAGGAGGAAGAGAAGTCCGTGTACTTCCTGGTCGGCCACGACGAGCGTGACCTCGTGCAGGACTACTGGCAAGCGCGATCATTCCTTGAGGGCGAGGGGTATACCACGAAGACGCTCAACCTCGCGACCGAAGGAAAAGTTCCCCAGGATGCCGCTCTACTAGTGATAGCAGGCCCGCAGAAAGACTTCGCGGACAAGGAAGTGGCGGCCATCCAGGATTACGTGAGCCACGGCGGCAGCGTGATGGTGCTGGCTGAGCCCTTGCGCGAGAAGGGGCAACTCAAGAATATCAAGGCGATGGTCGCCAGGTGGGGCGTGGGCATGAATGATGACGTGGTGATCGATCCTGCGAGTCATTACTTCCTCGACGCAGGCAGCCCCATTCCGGAAGTGGAGTATCATGACATCACCACGAAACTAGTCACAGAGAAACTCGGGTGCGTGTTGCCGAGAAGCCGGAGCCTGTACGAGATCACGGACAAGAGGGACCCGGGCGTCTCGGTGACGGCGCTTCTCAAGACGTCCGGTGAGTCGTGGGGAGAGACGGACCTCGCGGCCAAGCAGGTATCGTTCAACCAGAAAACGGACATCAAAGGGCCACTTGTTCTCGCATACGCAGTCGAGCGTGCGCTGGAGCCCAGCTCTGAGGCGAAGAATCAAAGCGGGAAGGAGGCCGGGGCCGAAGGCCAGGCAAGCGATGGAACCGGGACGCCCAGCGTGACGAACGCTTCCGGCACGGGCGGCCCAGCCGGCAAGGCGAGGATGCTCGTGGTTGGAAACGCGAGCTTCCTCGATAACGACGTTGTGACGTTCCAAGGCAACATAGACTTCTTCATGAATTCCGTGGGCTGGCTCGTGGGCAAGGAGGAGTCAATCACCATCAGGGCCAAGTCCCCGAGTTACAGCCAGGTGTACCTCACGGGCCAGCAGGCGAGCCTCGTGTTCTATAGCACGGTGGTCGGGCTCCCGCTGCTCTTCGTGTTGGTGGGCGGCGGTATCTGGCTGAGGAGGCGCAACCTATGA
- a CDS encoding TldD/PmbA family protein, whose protein sequence is MLDLLKSAMMGAPGYTEIRYHRRVQTAIDARNGTLKRVERRTLAGAGVRCLVDGCWGFVSTTDVTLEGLRKAVIEASDAARAGARLRRDKARLAPARLGKGEFVYQACVDEPGIAEKIQVVLKAEQRMREASPLVVGSIVVYTEYADEKFIVTSDGAEAHIVDRKPSFHVFATVGRGDERETGAKAWGVTGGWNDLMKKRDLDKMVDEAVALAVRKLDAGYAKGGQYTVILDPQLVGVLSHEAIGHTVEADFVQSGSVVKGKIGEKVASDLVTLVDDGTMPGAAGMVLVDDEGVLAERTVIIERGVLRNYLHSRESAAAFDTVPRGNARAFTYRDEPIIRMTNTFILPGDSRLEDMIAGVEHGFFLREMGQGGQADSTAEFMFGVSEAYRIEHGRIGELVKGITISGQAFDVLKSVDAVSSDFELDLGSGHCGKWQPAKVDAGGPYLRCRVTIGGRHE, encoded by the coding sequence ATGCTAGACCTGCTGAAGTCCGCCATGATGGGTGCGCCAGGGTACACGGAGATCCGATATCACCGGCGTGTCCAAACCGCCATAGACGCCCGCAACGGCACGCTCAAGCGTGTGGAGCGACGTACCCTCGCTGGGGCTGGAGTCCGATGCCTGGTGGATGGGTGCTGGGGTTTCGTATCGACTACCGATGTGACTTTGGAGGGCCTGCGAAAGGCCGTTATCGAGGCATCGGACGCTGCGAGAGCCGGCGCCCGGCTCCGGCGCGACAAGGCCCGGCTTGCCCCGGCTCGCCTTGGCAAGGGCGAGTTCGTATATCAGGCTTGCGTCGATGAGCCAGGCATCGCCGAGAAGATCCAGGTTGTTCTGAAAGCGGAGCAACGAATGCGGGAGGCATCGCCCCTTGTCGTGGGGAGCATCGTGGTCTATACGGAGTACGCCGACGAGAAGTTCATTGTCACCTCAGATGGCGCAGAGGCGCACATTGTGGACCGCAAGCCAAGCTTCCACGTGTTCGCGACTGTGGGGCGGGGAGACGAGCGCGAAACCGGTGCCAAGGCATGGGGGGTCACGGGCGGGTGGAATGACCTCATGAAGAAACGCGATCTTGACAAGATGGTCGACGAGGCCGTGGCACTTGCCGTGAGGAAGCTGGACGCAGGCTACGCCAAGGGCGGCCAATACACTGTGATACTCGATCCTCAGCTCGTTGGAGTGCTGTCCCACGAAGCCATTGGCCACACAGTGGAGGCTGATTTCGTGCAAAGCGGATCCGTGGTTAAGGGCAAGATCGGCGAGAAAGTCGCGTCCGACCTCGTGACCCTGGTTGATGACGGAACGATGCCCGGCGCTGCCGGGATGGTCCTTGTGGATGACGAAGGCGTGCTGGCGGAACGCACCGTGATCATCGAGAGAGGCGTCCTCCGAAACTACCTGCACAGTCGGGAGTCTGCGGCGGCCTTCGACACCGTGCCGCGGGGCAACGCACGCGCGTTCACGTACAGGGACGAGCCCATCATCCGCATGACCAACACGTTCATCCTTCCGGGTGACTCGAGGCTCGAGGACATGATCGCAGGGGTCGAACACGGGTTTTTCCTCAGAGAGATGGGCCAGGGGGGCCAGGCGGATTCGACGGCTGAATTCATGTTCGGGGTCTCTGAGGCATACAGGATCGAGCACGGGCGGATCGGGGAGCTGGTAAAGGGGATCACCATTTCGGGCCAGGCCTTCGACGTGCTCAAGAGCGTCGACGCTGTGTCGAGCGACTTCGAGCTCGATCTAGGCAGCGGGCATTGCGGGAAGTGGCAGCCCGCCAAGGTCGATGCGGGCGGACCGTATCTACGGTGCCGGGTTACCATTGGAGGGCGGCACGAATGA